In Streptomyces sp. NBC_01408, one DNA window encodes the following:
- the mreD gene encoding rod shape-determining protein MreD, whose translation MRFNRILLSATLVVVALVVQVTILGRLQLPGAVPDLVLLTVVALALVYGHVSGALIGFGAGLLTDLAPPADHAAGRYALVLCLIGYLVGLVRPDSGRFRSAWGPMLTVVGAAIASTLLYAGVGALVGDTAARHVGLTGLLFTATLYDLLLAPFTVPFIMALARRAENDPMAVEAGGGPANKAADVSAGWLAGGTGLRIGSQRGGLRLKTARGRANRAVRIKGVKGVKSVKSVKKL comes from the coding sequence ATGCGCTTCAACCGGATCCTGCTCTCGGCCACGCTCGTCGTGGTCGCCCTCGTCGTCCAGGTCACCATCCTGGGACGCCTCCAACTGCCCGGCGCCGTGCCCGACCTGGTGCTGCTCACCGTCGTCGCCCTCGCCCTCGTGTACGGGCACGTCAGCGGCGCCCTCATCGGCTTCGGCGCCGGACTCCTCACCGACCTGGCCCCGCCCGCCGACCACGCCGCCGGGCGGTACGCGCTCGTGCTCTGCCTCATCGGGTACCTCGTCGGCCTGGTCCGACCCGACAGCGGACGGTTCCGCTCCGCCTGGGGTCCGATGCTGACCGTCGTCGGCGCCGCGATCGCCTCCACCCTGCTGTACGCGGGTGTGGGCGCCCTCGTCGGGGACACCGCCGCCCGCCACGTCGGCCTGACCGGGCTGCTGTTCACCGCCACCCTCTACGACCTGCTCCTGGCCCCCTTCACCGTGCCGTTCATCATGGCCCTGGCCCGGCGCGCCGAGAACGACCCGATGGCCGTCGAGGCCGGCGGCGGCCCCGCCAACAAGGCCGCCGACGTCTCCGCCGGCTGGCTGGCCGGCGGCACGGGCCTGCGCATCGGCAGCCAGCGCGGCGGCCTGCGCCTGAAGACCGCGCGCGGCCGCGCCAACCGGGCCGTCCGGATAAAGGGGGTCAAGGGCGTGAAGAGCGTGAAGAGCGTCAAGAAACTGTGA
- the mreC gene encoding rod shape-determining protein MreC: MRDTRESRLLLVLLIAIAFALITVDIRAGEESPVDGARQAAAAVFGPVEKGVSTAVDPVANAIGAVRDSGERHNRIATLERENAALKAKLGSDDQTRSRIHELDEMLKRAGAGQYGIKGAEVIAIGAAQGFSWTVTIDAGSKDGIERDMTVLNGDGLVGRVSTVGPDTATVVLANDPDFTVGTRLEKTGELGFATGQGDRALSVQMLNGKAKVSPGDRLVTFGSRGNKPFVPGVPIGEVVKVDPSRGDLTRTVWVRPFVGFSRLDIVGVVVMPPREDPRDAVLPPKPEAPKPTPTVTVTVTPSGSASVPGKPADE, translated from the coding sequence GTGAGGGACACACGAGAAAGCCGGCTGCTCCTGGTGCTTCTGATCGCCATCGCGTTCGCATTGATCACGGTGGACATCAGGGCGGGCGAGGAGTCGCCGGTCGACGGTGCCCGGCAGGCCGCCGCAGCGGTCTTCGGCCCCGTCGAGAAGGGCGTGTCGACCGCGGTCGACCCCGTCGCCAACGCCATAGGGGCGGTACGGGACTCCGGTGAGCGCCACAACCGGATCGCCACGCTGGAGCGGGAGAACGCGGCCCTGAAGGCCAAGCTGGGCAGCGACGACCAGACCCGCAGCCGGATCCACGAGCTCGACGAGATGCTCAAGCGGGCCGGAGCCGGCCAGTACGGCATCAAGGGCGCCGAGGTCATCGCGATAGGAGCGGCCCAGGGCTTCTCCTGGACCGTCACCATCGACGCCGGCAGCAAGGACGGCATCGAGCGCGACATGACCGTCCTGAACGGGGACGGACTCGTCGGGCGGGTCAGCACCGTCGGCCCCGACACGGCCACCGTCGTCCTCGCCAACGACCCCGACTTCACCGTCGGCACCCGGCTGGAGAAGACCGGAGAGCTCGGCTTCGCCACCGGACAGGGCGACCGCGCGCTGTCCGTGCAGATGCTCAACGGCAAGGCCAAGGTCAGCCCCGGGGACCGGCTCGTCACCTTCGGATCGCGCGGCAACAAGCCCTTCGTACCCGGCGTGCCGATCGGCGAGGTGGTCAAGGTCGACCCCTCGCGCGGCGACCTGACCCGCACCGTCTGGGTGCGCCCGTTCGTCGGATTCTCGCGCCTGGACATCGTGGGCGTCGTGGTGATGCCGCCGCGCGAGGACCCGCGCGACGCCGTCCTGCCCCCCAAACCCGAGGCCCCCAAGCCCACCCCGACGGTCACCGTCACGGTCACCCCGTCCGGGTCCGCCAGTGTGCCCGGCAAGCCGGCCGACGAGTAG